Proteins from a single region of Palaemon carinicauda isolate YSFRI2023 chromosome 32, ASM3689809v2, whole genome shotgun sequence:
- the LOC137625781 gene encoding zinc finger protein 665-like: MSSCDRDKMRNSESLEFPVKSESDDSSSLPAVKLEKKDSVEKDSLLVDGSLFIEPEIEFKTEPEVFEPSDSDVKCSYDCDVSMSEEDLQSCPEEANEEDESVNTYLWTEVGLKEDCGQGEINEEINQIKEEGFENKTDTRKRSFKCSDCDKVFSKKSCLIIHHRIHTREKPYKCNVCNKAFSQSSDLKKHYRIHTGEKPYKCKICNEAFSWKISLTRHNRIHNGEMPFKCNVCDKAFACETTCTLHMKSHTGEVFKCPECSKEFTQKDYLARHFRIHAGEKPFKCTVCDKAFCERSTLANHYSVHAGRKPFKCTVCDKAFAQKSDLAAHHRIHTGERPFKCNVCEQAFSQRGHLTKHYRIHTGEKPFKCSACDKVFSRSSDLTNHYRIHTGEKPFKCDVCGKAFSRKSHLTRHGTIHTERIAIEVQCM; the protein is encoded by the coding sequence ATGTCATCTTGTGACAGAGATAAGATGAGGAACTCTGAATCCTTAGAATTCCCAGTGAAAAGCGAGAGTGATGATTCGTCTTCACTCCCTGCAGTCAAGCTAGAAAAAAAAGATTCGGTTGAAAAGGATTCCCTTTTAGTCGATGGCTCTCTTTTCATAGaaccagaaatagaattcaaaactGAGCCAGAAGTATTTGAACCAAGCGACAGTGACGTGAAATGTTCATACGACTGTGATGTATCAATGAGTGAGGAGGATTTACAAAGTTGCCCAGAAGAAGCTAACGAAGAAGATGAAAGTGTAAATACCTATTTGTGGACGGAAGTAGGTTTGAAAGAGGATTGTGGCCAAGGGGAAATCAACGAAGAGATAAATCAAATTAAAGAGGAGGGGTTTGAAAACAAAACCGACACTAGGAAGAGGTCATTCAAATGCAGTGATTGTGACAAAGTGTTTTCAAAGAAAAGTTGTCTCATAATACATCATAGAATTCATACTAGGGAAAAGCCATACAAGTGTAATGTCTgtaacaaagcattttctcagagcaGTGATCTCAAAAAGCATTATAGAATACACACTGGGGAAAAGCCTTACAAGTGCAAGATTTGTAATGAGGCATTTTCTTGGAAAATTAGTCTCACAAGACATAATAGAATTCACAATGGCGAGATgccattcaagtgtaatgtctgtgacaaagcatttgctTGTGAAACGACCTGTACACTTCATATGAAGTCTCACACAGGAGAGGTATTTAAATGTCCCGAATGTAGCAAAGAATTTACGCAGAAAGACTATCTCGCGAGACATTTTAGAATTCATgctggggagaaaccattcaagtgtaccgtctgtgacaaagcattttgtGAGAGGAGTACCCTCGCAAATCATTATAGCGTTCACGCCGGGAGGAAGCCGTTCAAGTGCACCGTCTGCGACAAAGCATTCGCTCAGAAAAGCGATCTCGCAGCacatcatagaattcacactggtgAGAGACCGTTCAAATGCAATGTCTGTGAGCAAGCATTTTCTCAGAGAGGTCATCTCACAAaacattatagaattcacactggcGAGAAGCCTTTCAAGTGTAGTGCCTGCGACAAAGTATTTTCTCGGAGCAGCGATCTCACGAACCATTACAGAATTCACACAGGTGAGAAGCCCTTCAAATGCGACGTCTGTGGCAAAGCATTCTCTCGGAAAAGTCATCTGACTAGACATGGTACAATTCACACCGAGAGGATAGCCATTGAAGTTCAGTGTATGTGA